Within Pseudomonas sp. LBUM920, the genomic segment TGCGCCGCTGCAAAACGGGTGAGATACAACTGCGGCACATGCCCCGGCAAGGCCACCAAAGGCGGTGAGCCCGAGCAACACCAGCAGTGCTGCATGGTGGAGTGGTCGTCCTGCTGCGGCGCCGGAATGTCGAGCTTGCCCAGGGCAATGGTCTTCAGGCTGGCGCCATTGGAGGAGCAAAAACTGCCCCATAGCAATTGCTGAACAGGGTCGCTGGACTGCTGCATCGCACTTGCCATCGGCATGGCAAAGGCGTTGAACAGCACTGCAAAGCAGGCGATCCACACAATTGCAAAGCGTTGACGGGCCATGGCGGACAATCCGTAGGGTTAAGCGATCAGGTGCGTATTTAGCCTGATCGGTGGGGATAAGTAAAAAAGGCCGGTGTGGTTTGGTGTCGCAGTGGTTGTCTACAGGATAGCCGGGAACCACAGATTGCCAATTTTGCAGATGGGCCGCGACATTCAGCGTGACGCTGAACCCTGTGGGGGCTGGTTTGTGTTCGGCGGTGGATGGAGGCGTATAGAAACGTCCGACAAAGATTCAAGGTTGTCCCCAGGAAGATGGAACTCTAGTCTCCGTACACCGCTGAAAACTCGGCGAAACACTCGCCTCGGCCAATGCGCTGAGGTGCGACCTTGCCTTTGACCTGGATGGCCCGAAACCAGAGAAATTGCTCGGCGTTGCGCAGTTGATTGAGCTGGCGCAGTTGCTGGCCGATCGAGTGCACAAGGGCGTCGGACAAACGAAAACTGCAGCCTGATAACGCAGTTCCAAATGTGGGAGCGGGCTTGCTCGCGAAGGCGGTGTATCAGCAACGGCCAGGCTCACTGACCCACCGCCATCGCAGGCAAGCCGGCTCCCACACTTATTTGTGCCTGGGCAAAATTTTGCGCCCGCCACAAACCAAATGTGGGAGCCGGGCTTGCCCGCGATGGCGGTGGGTCAGCCAGTGATTGATTGGCTGACCCAGCGCCTTCGCGAGCAAGCCCGCTCCCACATTGGAAAGGTGGTGTTTAGAGTGTGTTGACGGCCTGTAGCACCGCAGCCACGTCGGTGAACTCTCGATCTACCGCAGCCAGCACTGGACGCTTCAAGACAAGCACCGGTATTCCCAGCTCCCGCGCCACTTCCAGTTTCGGTTCGGTCGCCGTACTGCCGCTGTTCTTGCTGATCAACACATCAATCCCACGCCGCTCAAACAACGCGCGCTCGTCTTCAATCAGAAACGGCCCACGTGCGCCGATGACTTCACAGCGTGCATTGCCCGGATACACATCCAGCGCGCGCAGCGTCCAGAGCTGATCGGCGGGGATCTCATCAAGATGCTGCAACGGCTCGCGGCCCAGTGTGAACAACGGGCGCTTGAAGGGCCTCAACGCTTCAACCAGCTCGGCCCAATCACTCACCTCACGCCAGTCATCGCCTGCCTGCGGTTGCCACGCCGGACGGCGCAACGCCCAGCAAGGGATGCCGCACAGCCGCGACGCCTGCGTGGCGTTCCGGCTGATCTGGGCGGCATACGGATGGGTGGCATCGAGGATCAGGCTGATGTGTTCATCGCGAACAAACTGCGCCAGCCCTTCAACCCCGCCATACCCACCGACGCGCACGTGGCAGGTGAGGTCGGTAGGCACCCGGCCCACACCGGCCAGACTGTAGATATGTTCAGGCCCCAGCGTACGCGCGATGGCCAGCGCTTCGGTCACGCCGCCCAACAGCAGGATGCGTTTCATAACGACTTGACCACTTCCAGCAAGGTAATCGGCAACGCCTGGCGCCAGGTGTCGAACTCGCCCAGCGGCTGGGCCTGCGCCACGTGAATGCGGGTCAGCTCGCCGCCGTGCGCTGCGCGCCAAGCCATCAGGGTCATTTCGCTTTGCAGGGTCACGGCATTAGCGGCCAGACGGCCGCCCGGGCGCAGGTGCTGCCAGCACGTGTCGAGCACGCCGTCGCGGGTGACGCCGCCACCGATGAAGATCGCGTCCGGTGCTTCCAAACCGTGCAGCACGTCCGGCGCCTTTCCTCGAATCAATTGCAAACCGGGCACGCCAAGGGCGTCGCGGTTATGTTCGATCAGGCCTTGGCGGCCTGCGTCGGCTTCAATCGCCAGCGCGCGGCAGCTGGGATGGGCACGCATCCATTCAATGCCGATGGAGCCACTGCCCGCGCCTACGTCCCAGAGCAACTCGCCGGGCATCGGTGCGAGGCGGGCGAGCGTCATGGCGCGCACGTCACGCTTGGTGAGTTGGCCGTCGTGCTGGAAGGCTGAGTCCGGCAGGCCGGCGAGGCGCGACAGGCGCGGCGTGTTGGCGTCGGCCACGCAGTCAATGGCGACGAGATTCAAATCCGCAACCGAGGCGTGTGGCCAATCAACCGCCAGCCCGTCAATGCGCTGTTCATCCGCGCCGCCCACGTGTTCAAACACACTGACACGGCTGG encodes:
- a CDS encoding cobalt-precorrin-6A reductase, translated to MKRILLLGGVTEALAIARTLGPEHIYSLAGVGRVPTDLTCHVRVGGYGGVEGLAQFVRDEHISLILDATHPYAAQISRNATQASRLCGIPCWALRRPAWQPQAGDDWREVSDWAELVEALRPFKRPLFTLGREPLQHLDEIPADQLWTLRALDVYPGNARCEVIGARGPFLIEDERALFERRGIDVLISKNSGSTATEPKLEVARELGIPVLVLKRPVLAAVDREFTDVAAVLQAVNTL
- the cbiE gene encoding precorrin-6y C5,15-methyltransferase (decarboxylating) subunit CbiE, which encodes MSPWLTVVGIGEDGFKGLGRNARHALLRASRIIGGQRQLDLLPVCIRGERQLWPSPFSLAPVLAQRGEPVCVLASGDPMFYGVGASLARQVAAEELLVLPAPSSVSLAAARLGWPLQDVVTLSVVARPLAALNAHLASGVRLLVLSNDGRSPAAIASLLVQSGFGASRVSVFEHVGGADEQRIDGLAVDWPHASVADLNLVAIDCVADANTPRLSRLAGLPDSAFQHDGQLTKRDVRAMTLARLAPMPGELLWDVGAGSGSIGIEWMRAHPSCRALAIEADAGRQGLIEHNRDALGVPGLQLIRGKAPDVLHGLEAPDAIFIGGGVTRDGVLDTCWQHLRPGGRLAANAVTLQSEMTLMAWRAAHGGELTRIHVAQAQPLGEFDTWRQALPITLLEVVKSL
- a CDS encoding DUF2946 domain-containing protein, which produces MARQRFAIVWIACFAVLFNAFAMPMASAMQQSSDPVQQLLWGSFCSSNGASLKTIALGKLDIPAPQQDDHSTMQHCWCCSGSPPLVALPGHVPQLYLTRFAAAQSLPPPSSQAPTPRQQWPSLNPRASPTV